CGGCGAGCGGGTGGAGGATGCCGCGCGCCGCGAGGCCCGCGAAGAGACCGGTCTGGCCGTGACGCTAGAGGCCCTGCTCGGCTGTTATTCCGATCCGGCCCGCGACCCGCGCGGCCACACGGTATCGCTCGTATACATCGCGCAGGCCTCCGGCATGGCGCGGGCCGGAGACGACGCCCGGCGCTGCGAGATCGCCGATATCCGCCGCATCACGGTGCCGCTTGCCTTCGATCACCCCCGGATCCTGGATGATTATCGGCGGTTCCGGGCGTCCGGCGAGCGGCCGGCGCCGGAGGTAAAGGCGGTAATGCCGTAGGGGTCGGCATAGGACGCCTCGGGTGTCGTGCCTATGGCTGTGAGCAGGCCGCTTTGGCGATCCAGGCGGTAACGGCTGATCGTGCTGTTGCCATAGTTGACCGCGAATACGAAGCGTGCCGCCGTGTCGAGTGTCAACGAGAAGGGGTAGCCGCCGGTCGGTACGTGCCCGACGTGCGTGAGGCGGCCGTCGGCCTGGTTGATGCGAAAGATCGAGATGTCGTTGGCGCTGGTGTTGGCGACAAAGAGGTAGCGCCCGCTCGGATCGATGACCAGCGAGTCCGGATGGTGGTCGAAGGGTTCGGTCACCCGGTCTTTCAGGGTCAGCCGCCCGTGGGCCCCGATGGCAAGCACCAGAAGGACATTCGCCCGGAAGTCGGCGACATACAAAAACCGTCCGTCGGGGCCGACCGCGAGCCCATAAGGGCCGTCGCCCGGGGGTTCATGAAACAGCCCCAGGGGCATGAGTGCCGCGTGATCCGGCGCGCGCCGATACATGCCGATCGTGGCGTTCCCGAAGTTTGCGACATAGGCATAGCGGCCGTTCGGCGTGAAGGTCACGGAGTAGGGCTTGGCCCCCGGCGCCTCATGGACGCGGCCGTCGGGGATCAGCACGCCCCGCCCGCGGCGCATGCGGTAGATGCCCACCGTGCTGTCGCCGCTGTTGGCGACGTAGATGTCGTGTCCCCCGGGGCTTGCGGTCACACTGAAGGGGTTGGTGCGTGGCCCCTGAAGACGCACCGCGGCGCGCGCGAGCCTGCCGTCGGC
The DNA window shown above is from Acidiferrobacter sp. SPIII_3 and carries:
- a CDS encoding NUDIX hydrolase, with the protein product MMAVPKTPLLTVDIIIRPDGHPHGVILIERRHPPSGWALPGGFVDIGERVEDAARREAREETGLAVTLEALLGCYSDPARDPRGHTVSLVYIAQASGMARAGDDARRCEIADIRRITVPLAFDHPRILDDYRRFRASGERPAPEVKAVMP
- a CDS encoding beta-propeller fold lactonase family protein; its protein translation is MSEHGLTRVVADRYRSTPLLILGLCLLGGVARAHTFVYVANYNNSTIGVYAEHDKGNLVASQSVPTPGGPESIIADPLGYVITADSLAHAVSAYRIDPADGRLARAAVRLQGPRTNPFSVTASPGGHDIYVANSGDSTVGIYRMRRGRGVLIPDGRVHEAPGAKPYSVTFTPNGRYAYVANFGNATIGMYRRAPDHAALMPLGLFHEPPGDGPYGLAVGPDGRFLYVADFRANVLLVLAIGAHGRLTLKDRVTEPFDHHPDSLVIDPSGRYLFVANTSANDISIFRINQADGRLTHVGHVPTGGYPFSLTLDTAARFVFAVNYGNSTISRYRLDRQSGLLTAIGTTPEASYADPYGITAFTSGAGRSPDARNRR